The Pseudolabrys sp. FHR47 genome contains a region encoding:
- a CDS encoding efflux RND transporter permease subunit, giving the protein MISKFFIERPVLANVIAILMIVIGAVALFQLPVAQYPDVVPPTVSVTTRYPGASARTVIDTVALPIEQQVNGVEGMIYMQSYAASDGSYNLTVTFKIGTDLNFAQVLVQNRVASAEAQLPSAVQAQGVVVQKKSTSMLQIATLTSSDPKHDSLFLSNYATISLKDELSRVPGVGNVTVFGAGNYAMRIWLDPNKMKARGLNVNDVVGALQSQNSQVTAGQIGAPPGPDTVPFQYTLNVFGRLTEVSEFANVIVKTGPTGEITRVRDIGRVELGAQTYGVIFKVDNKASAGLGISLTPGANALTVATDVKKRLAELAGSFPQGMQYDVPFDVTVFVNASIHEVYKTLIEAAILVLIVILIFLQDWRAMLVPATTVPVTIIGAFAAMAAMGFTVNFATLFAIVLAIGIVVDDAIIVVEGAAHNIDHGMNGHDAAIEAMRLLLGPIIGITLVLLSVFLPAAFLPGLTGQMYAQFALVIAATALISAINAVTLKPTQCALWLRPTVPPEQRNIFYRGFNKVYDKCERAYARLMTRLVAHAGKVTVFALIAIGVTMYGFSRIPTGFIPVEDQGYMLATVQLPDGASLPRTQAVMDKLDAIARKNPGVDKVVTIAGISALDNNSALSSAGVAYIILKDWDVRGKALSLLPMYQSLSRELGAIEEASVRVLPPPPIQGIGNAAGTTAQVELRDNSTDYVKLQSIVDTLMGNAASQSNIQAVISSFRASVPQYLVDVDRVKAQAVGVSVDQLFSALGGYLGSAYVNQFTQFGRTFQVVAQADSQFRLRTQDLDNISVRNNQGSMIPLSTLIDIKPVSGPSLVSLYNLYPSATVITLPARGHSSGETMTLMEQVAKQSFPPNTVMEWTGLSYQEKLVGNQMYFVFAMALLLVYLVLAGQYESWYQPAAVILAVPISLIGPVGTLLALGIENNLYTQIGIVLLIALSAKNAILIVEFGRELREGGKGLLESAVEAARARFRPILMTSFAFILGVLPLVLATGAGANARASIGITVFTGMLASTCLAVLFVPSFFVVIRAFEEWMKARGKNAPKPVPAE; this is encoded by the coding sequence ATGATCTCCAAATTCTTCATCGAGCGGCCGGTTCTCGCCAACGTCATCGCCATTTTGATGATCGTGATCGGCGCCGTCGCGTTGTTTCAGTTGCCGGTGGCGCAATATCCCGATGTCGTGCCGCCGACGGTGTCGGTGACGACGCGCTATCCCGGTGCCAGTGCGCGCACGGTCATCGACACCGTGGCGCTGCCGATCGAGCAGCAGGTCAACGGCGTGGAAGGCATGATCTACATGCAGTCCTACGCCGCCTCCGACGGCTCATATAACCTCACCGTCACCTTCAAGATCGGCACCGATCTCAATTTCGCGCAGGTGCTGGTACAGAACCGCGTGGCGAGCGCCGAAGCGCAATTGCCATCGGCGGTGCAGGCGCAAGGCGTCGTGGTGCAGAAGAAGTCGACCTCGATGTTGCAGATCGCGACGCTGACGTCGAGCGATCCGAAGCATGACAGCCTGTTTTTGTCGAACTACGCCACTATCAGTCTCAAGGACGAACTATCGCGCGTACCGGGCGTCGGCAATGTGACCGTGTTCGGCGCCGGCAACTACGCCATGCGCATCTGGCTTGACCCGAACAAGATGAAGGCGAGGGGGCTCAACGTCAACGACGTAGTCGGCGCGTTGCAGTCGCAGAACAGCCAGGTGACGGCGGGCCAGATCGGCGCGCCGCCCGGTCCCGACACGGTGCCGTTCCAGTACACGCTCAATGTCTTCGGCCGCCTGACCGAGGTATCCGAATTCGCCAATGTCATCGTCAAGACCGGCCCGACCGGCGAGATCACGCGTGTGCGCGATATCGGCAGGGTCGAACTCGGCGCGCAGACCTATGGCGTCATCTTCAAGGTCGACAACAAGGCCTCCGCCGGTCTCGGCATTTCGCTGACGCCGGGCGCCAATGCGCTCACGGTGGCAACCGACGTGAAGAAGCGGCTCGCCGAACTCGCCGGCAGTTTCCCGCAGGGCATGCAATACGACGTGCCGTTCGACGTCACGGTCTTCGTCAATGCCTCGATCCACGAGGTGTACAAGACGCTGATCGAGGCGGCGATCCTGGTGCTGATCGTCATTCTGATCTTCCTGCAGGACTGGCGCGCCATGCTGGTGCCGGCGACCACGGTGCCGGTGACCATCATCGGCGCTTTCGCCGCGATGGCGGCGATGGGTTTCACGGTGAATTTCGCCACCCTGTTCGCCATCGTGCTGGCGATCGGCATTGTGGTCGACGACGCCATCATCGTGGTCGAGGGCGCGGCGCATAACATCGATCACGGCATGAACGGCCACGATGCGGCCATCGAAGCAATGCGGCTGCTGCTCGGGCCGATCATCGGCATCACTTTGGTGCTATTGTCGGTGTTCCTGCCGGCGGCGTTCCTGCCCGGCCTGACCGGGCAGATGTACGCGCAATTCGCGCTGGTGATCGCCGCCACCGCGCTGATATCGGCGATCAACGCCGTGACCCTGAAGCCGACGCAATGCGCGCTGTGGCTCAGACCGACCGTGCCGCCGGAGCAGCGCAACATCTTCTATCGCGGCTTCAACAAGGTGTACGACAAGTGCGAGCGCGCCTATGCACGGCTGATGACGCGGCTTGTCGCCCATGCCGGCAAGGTGACGGTGTTCGCCCTTATTGCCATCGGCGTCACGATGTACGGCTTCTCGCGCATCCCGACCGGATTCATCCCGGTCGAGGATCAGGGCTATATGCTGGCGACCGTGCAGTTGCCGGACGGCGCCTCGTTGCCGCGCACACAGGCGGTGATGGACAAGCTCGATGCCATCGCGCGCAAAAATCCCGGCGTCGACAAGGTCGTGACCATCGCCGGCATTTCCGCGCTCGACAATAATTCGGCGCTGTCGTCGGCCGGGGTCGCCTACATCATCCTCAAGGACTGGGACGTGCGTGGCAAGGCGCTGAGCCTGCTGCCGATGTATCAGTCGCTGTCGCGCGAACTCGGCGCCATTGAGGAGGCCAGTGTCCGCGTCCTGCCGCCGCCGCCGATCCAGGGTATCGGCAATGCCGCCGGCACGACGGCGCAGGTCGAACTGCGCGACAACTCCACCGACTATGTCAAATTGCAGAGCATCGTCGACACCCTGATGGGCAACGCCGCCTCGCAGTCGAACATCCAGGCGGTCATCTCGTCGTTCCGCGCCAGCGTTCCGCAATATCTGGTCGACGTCGATCGTGTGAAGGCCCAGGCCGTCGGCGTTTCCGTCGACCAGTTGTTCTCGGCGCTCGGCGGTTATCTTGGCTCGGCCTATGTCAACCAGTTCACCCAGTTCGGCCGTACCTTCCAGGTCGTAGCCCAGGCGGATTCCCAGTTCCGGCTGCGCACGCAGGATCTCGACAATATTTCCGTACGCAACAACCAGGGCAGCATGATCCCGCTGTCGACGCTGATCGACATCAAGCCGGTGAGCGGGCCGTCGCTGGTGAGCCTGTACAATCTCTATCCGTCGGCGACCGTGATCACGCTTCCGGCGCGCGGCCATTCGTCGGGCGAGACCATGACTCTGATGGAGCAGGTCGCCAAGCAATCCTTCCCGCCGAACACGGTGATGGAATGGACCGGCCTGTCGTATCAGGAAAAGCTCGTCGGCAATCAGATGTACTTCGTCTTCGCCATGGCGCTGCTGCTGGTCTATCTGGTGCTCGCGGGGCAGTACGAGAGCTGGTACCAGCCGGCGGCGGTCATTCTCGCGGTACCGATTTCGCTGATCGGCCCGGTGGGCACGCTGCTCGCGCTCGGCATCGAAAACAATCTCTATACCCAGATCGGCATCGTGCTCCTGATCGCGCTTTCGGCGAAGAACGCGATCCTCATTGTCGAGTTCGGCCGAGAGCTGCGCGAGGGCGGCAAGGGCCTGCTCGAGTCCGCCGTCGAGGCGGCGCGGGCGCGGTTCCGACCGATCCTGATGACGTCCTTCGCCTTCATCCTCGGCGTGCTGCCGCTGGTGCTGGCGACCGGCGCCGGCGCCAATGCGCGAGCCTCGATCGGCATCACCGTGTTCACCGGCATGCTGGCCTCGACCTGCCTGGCTGTGCTGTTCGTGCCGTCGTTCTTCGTCGT